Proteins co-encoded in one Betaproteobacteria bacterium genomic window:
- a CDS encoding formyltransferase — protein MSCAASAVVFANHDVGVRCLLVLLAGGIDVRLVVAHDEEPEEGAAFASVVETAISRGIEVALPDDVDDKAFVQRVATLAPDFIFSFYYRQMLSTRVLNLAKLGALNMHGSLLPRYRGRAPVNWAVIRGETRTGATLHHMTEKPDAGDIVDQEAVPILPDDTAFDVFRKITVSAEVALWRSLPALVDGTARSRPQCAAAATYFGRRRPEDGRIDWSASANAIHDLVRGVAPPYPGAFTIIRGRTLRILRTAREPKRLRRFSSATLYVDGGGCYVDCGGGGVLRILEAELDGVPVSAEAIDCALGIVGALSLEGR, from the coding sequence ATGAGCTGCGCAGCCAGCGCGGTGGTATTCGCTAATCACGATGTGGGTGTGCGTTGCCTGCTGGTGCTGCTTGCCGGGGGCATCGACGTGCGGTTGGTGGTCGCCCATGACGAGGAACCGGAGGAAGGGGCGGCGTTTGCGAGCGTAGTCGAAACCGCTATTTCGCGCGGGATCGAGGTCGCGCTGCCGGACGATGTCGATGACAAGGCATTCGTGCAGCGTGTGGCTACACTCGCACCCGACTTCATCTTTTCGTTCTATTACCGCCAGATGTTGAGCACCCGTGTGCTCAACCTGGCAAAGCTCGGCGCCCTCAATATGCACGGGTCCCTGTTACCCAGGTACCGCGGCCGTGCTCCGGTGAATTGGGCGGTGATTCGGGGCGAGACACGAACCGGCGCCACCCTGCACCACATGACCGAGAAGCCCGACGCCGGCGATATAGTCGATCAGGAAGCGGTGCCTATCCTGCCGGACGACACTGCGTTCGACGTCTTTCGAAAGATCACGGTATCTGCGGAAGTCGCGTTGTGGCGCAGCCTACCGGCACTCGTTGATGGTACCGCGCGCAGCCGCCCCCAATGCGCCGCCGCGGCCACCTATTTCGGGCGCAGGCGGCCAGAAGACGGCCGGATCGACTGGAGTGCCAGCGCGAACGCCATACATGACCTCGTTCGCGGAGTGGCTCCGCCGTATCCGGGTGCCTTCACGATAATCAGAGGACGCACGCTGCGTATCCTGAGGACTGCACGGGAGCCGAAACGACTGCGGCGGTTCAGCAGTGCAACGTTGTACGTCGACGGTGGCGGCTGCTATGTCGACTGCGGTGGCGGTGGCGTGCTGCGCATCCTCGAGGCAGAGCTCGACGGCGTGCCGGTCTCGGCCGAAGCAATCGATTGCGCACTTGGAATTGTTGGTGCGCTTTCTCTGGAGGGACGCTGA
- a CDS encoding bifunctional UDP-4-keto-pentose/UDP-xylose synthase translates to MKKILILGVNGFIGHHLTRRILAHTDWSVYGMDMQSERIDEFRANARFHFFEGDITINHEWIEYQVKKCDVVLPLVAIATPADYVTRPLEVFELDFEANLPIVRACVRRGKRLIFPSTSEVYGMCADERFDPESSNLVLGPIHKQRWIYSCCKQLIDRVIWAYGESGKLDFTLFRPFNWVGPGLDDLHAAKEGSSRVITQFLGHIARGESIHLVDGGAQRRSFTDIEDAMNALMQIIENSGGVASGRIYNIGNPDNNYSIREIAALMIRLARTFPEWSEVADRVRTIEVSAESYYGAGYQDMVNRRPSIDATCADLDWRPCIGIEQTLANLFVHYRGQLSKIQPHSDELVKVGISESERLQSPTAA, encoded by the coding sequence ATGAAGAAGATTCTCATCCTCGGCGTGAACGGTTTTATCGGCCACCATCTGACCCGGCGGATCCTGGCGCACACCGACTGGTCCGTGTACGGCATGGACATGCAAAGCGAGCGGATCGACGAGTTCAGGGCGAACGCTCGCTTCCACTTCTTCGAAGGCGACATCACGATCAACCACGAGTGGATAGAGTACCAGGTGAAGAAGTGCGATGTCGTGCTTCCACTGGTGGCGATTGCCACGCCGGCCGACTATGTGACGCGGCCGCTGGAAGTATTCGAGCTCGACTTCGAGGCCAATCTGCCGATCGTGCGGGCGTGCGTGAGGCGAGGTAAGCGTCTCATCTTTCCCTCGACCTCGGAGGTCTACGGAATGTGCGCCGACGAGCGCTTCGACCCCGAATCGTCGAACCTCGTGCTCGGCCCGATCCACAAACAGCGGTGGATTTATTCGTGCTGCAAGCAGCTCATCGACCGAGTGATCTGGGCATACGGCGAATCGGGCAAACTTGACTTCACGCTGTTTCGACCATTCAACTGGGTCGGACCCGGCCTGGATGATCTGCATGCGGCGAAGGAGGGCAGCTCGCGGGTCATCACCCAGTTCCTAGGCCATATTGCGCGCGGCGAGTCCATCCATCTGGTCGACGGCGGGGCCCAGCGACGCAGCTTCACCGACATCGAAGATGCGATGAACGCACTCATGCAGATCATCGAGAACTCGGGAGGTGTCGCGAGCGGACGCATTTACAACATCGGCAACCCGGATAACAACTATTCGATCCGCGAGATCGCTGCCCTCATGATCCGTCTCGCCCGGACCTTTCCGGAGTGGAGCGAAGTGGCGGACCGGGTACGCACAATAGAGGTTTCCGCAGAGTCCTACTACGGAGCCGGTTATCAGGACATGGTAAACCGCCGGCCCAGCATCGATGCCACCTGCGCCGACTTGGACTGGCGACCGTGCATCGGCATCGAACAGACGCTCGCAAACCTTTTCGTACACTACCGAGGACAACTGTCGAAGATTCAGCCGCACAGCGACGAGTTGGTCAAAGTCGGCATCTCGGAGAGCGAGCGTCTGCAAAGCCCCACCGCCGCATGA